The Malaclemys terrapin pileata isolate rMalTer1 chromosome 7, rMalTer1.hap1, whole genome shotgun sequence nucleotide sequence AGTATTATGGCCGCAGGCTTCTTCCTGTGTCCTACCCCTCTTGATGGGTGTAACCTTATGAATAAGTGCTACACTTCTATTCCAAAAACACTACAGAGTACAGTAGTACTGCTGCAGTGTTTGCTCATGTTATCtagttgtctgtgtgtgtgcacacgcaggTGATGTCCACACCCTGCTCCTCACACAGTGTGTGGACACAAAAGAAGAATTCCCAAACTTATCCCATTTCTGAGGTTCACCTTTATTATTAATTTGGGGCAGGATTATAACTCACTATACAGCTGCTCAAGGGAAGCCATTCACCTGCTTACTTCTCCTCTGGAGCaggtgggcagagagagagatgggaaagggACAGAACCTCAGTTCCATTCCACCCTTCTTGCTGACCAGACTAACTGCACCAGTGCAGCGTGAATAGTGATTTATTGGTGGTATAGCCAAGCAGTAAATTACTACACCCCAGTAATAAGGAGGaaacgggggaggaggggtgactgAGCCCCAGTGCATCTCAGAACTGTTCCTGGATAGTTCACCATACATACACACCCTCCTTCAGAGCTGTGCCAAAAGTCACTATCGAGTCcttaaataacaataatacatcAACTGTAAGATTTCTCCTGTGTGTGTCTGTTCCAAGGGTTTCCCCCTCAGGGCCCCTTAGTCCCTGCATCTAGGTCTCTCAATAAAAGATTAAACCCTTTTTAAGCTCCTCGTTTGGAGCTAATAGAACTCAGCTGTCCTGGCATCAGAACACATCAGCAAAAATAGCTGTGCATCTCGACGCAGAGTTCTGACATTAGGGTTAGTCACAAAAGGAACCCTCTTTTCCTACgtaggctcccagaagcagcttcCCCATTACAGTGTGATGAAAGTAACGTGGATGTACTATGCTAATGTGTTTTCCTAGTTCTGCTTTTCCCAAATGGAATGACTGTCGgtgaaaaaatattcaaaactgaGGGCTCCGAAGGCGACTTTGAGACTTCAAAAGCTGCATGTTCCCAAGCTGATGGCCTGCTTGCTTCTCCAAGGAATTCTGCAGAGAACAGCGCCATCCAACAAATAGCAGCTAGGCAtaaaaaaatgccatttcttGGAATAAATGACATACAGACAGAAGGCACATTTAAACATCTAAATGGTGAAGCATTAGGATACTCTAACTGGGCATCAAACGAACCAAATAATTCTGAAGGAATAGAGGACTGTGTAGAAGTACATTCAAGTGGCAAATGGAATGACAGATCCTGTGCAGAGAAACGTTTAATAATTTGTGAATATTAATCTACCTGCCCTTTTGGTTATTTGTCCCTTAGTACAAATGTGCAGACAGCTTTACATATTGTTAATTATATCAATTTACAGTAGCCCTACGTTTTGGACACTGTGCTGCATCAGTAATGTAAAACATACAGCTGTCTACTGTATGTGAAAACTGTGGTCCAATAAAATAATCATGCAACACTGATCAGTGTACTGAGCTGGTTAAAACTGGGGATATATTACAAATGCTGTGAGATGATTGATGCCCACTCATTTTCAGATTGCCACTGTTCCATACAAGGACCCATCCTGGGAAATCCATAGGAATTAGACACATGGCATGTTTGTAACTTAAAAGGCAACAAGATGTTCACTTTGTTCCATATAGAGCCACCTGGCAATGCATTATCTTGACAGGCAGGTACTTGGGATGAAAAGTCAAGTGGCAGAATTGAAATTTCAGGATTTCCTTCCATCTCTATTTACAGGTATTTTTGTATCTAGGATCTGATTGTTACAATCTTTTTAATAAGTCACTGTTGAAATGGAGAACTCTAGAAGCATTTGAGTTGCATCCCAAgggttgcactggtttaactagatCAATTTTATTGCAATCTATTCAGTTAAACTTTTCTAATGCAAACTAGgcctgtgtttgtgtgtttggatTAGAACTTGGCGatttttttcagcaaatagtaaatttaccaaaagaaataattttgggggggagggaccaCTGAAACTATTCATAAATTCAGGTCACATTTGTcaaatagtttcagccaaaaaaatggcaattttttgtGAAAACATTACAACTTCTTGTTtctatcatttgaaaattaaacatttagaCGTTTTGTTTCAGAACAGAGCTTCATTTAGAAATTTTGCtaagggggggggttgttttgagTCAATTTAAGTGTTTTGTTTGACCCCAAACtaattttccccttttcttttaattttggtaaaaaaaatcagttttggttggaccctcaaactgaaaaatcaattattcactcagctccttAGTGTCTCTCTCCAGAACCTTTCCCCAGGCTCTGCCTTTTCTCCCCGTGAGCCAAAACACCAATTGGTTAGCCATCAACAGACACCCTGAGCAGCCAGCTAAGggactcctcccttctcccctgggCTGAGAGAACTTTAGGACCTAGAAACAAAACCATGGGAAAGGAGATGATCCTGCTATTAGAAGTAGCTCCCTGCTGGGGAGAGAAATCTAGAGTAAGGAGGTACATGGATACTGTGGGTCAGGTTCCGTGAAGTTGGCGGAGGTGGCATAGCCACTGCTACTGCCAGTCACTCCTGCAACTCAGCATAATGTCTTATCCCTGTGGCTTTGATTCATTACACAAAGATGCCCACGGCAATGCCAACTCTTCCCATTTCAGTTGCCATCAACTGTTCCCCACAACCAGCACTCCAATCAACCTCAAGCTGCCCTTCTCTCTCACCACCAATGAGAGATCCAACCTCCTTCCACACTGCCAGCTGGTGACTGGCACTTAGACATCACACAGCAGtgaagaaattaatttaaaatggccTTAATTGCTTAAACCTTTTACCAGAAGTTGCTCTTACGTACCCGACTTCTCACCagtaaacaaaaataatcaaagagGTTTTAAGCAAGGCAAATATTTCCCACAGCTAGTTAAGACCCTACTGCAGGGAATGCCAGACATAGCTGGATGTTGTCGAATGGTACAGAGCGTTAGGAGAACAACATTGTGTACTCTTCTATTTCCTTACACAAAAGCAGCTCCATTTACTGGAATGAGAGGGAAAAAAGTGTTAAGGATAGAAATGTGCAGCGttgggcgggggtggagggaggggagggttgatgtttttaaattaaactgcaATGTGGCCAAGGTCTGCATGAGGCGAAGCAGTCAACAGCAAATATTTTCCTAAAACCCACATCCAGTACCAGTAAATAGTGAGATATCGGCTTCAGTTGTGCAATCCATAGAACTGTGCAAGGACAGTGATAACAAGGGAATACCTTTAGTCAATATAAATCTCTTTTCACTGCCTCTGTTAGCAAGTCTAACATACTCTTGCTTTCTTATGCAGCTAGGGAGAAATCCACTGGATTTGTTAAGGTTTCTTGTACACTGCATTCAGTTACATCATCAGTCAGATAAGCTGGCAGTGCGTCACATTGCTTCATTGTGTATTGGGTAAGTAAAGGTAGGTGCTGGTAGGTAATTATTAAAATTTGAGCAAACTAAAGCCTTCACTTTCCAGTTTGGATACAGTGGGTCAGAAGGAATTCAGACACTTATTCTGCAAGCAGGTGTGACTGGCTGATTTCTGGGTCTTGCTGCTTCCTAGTGACCTCAACACAAGaaaggtgatgatgatgatgactctGTTTGAAGATAAATTCTCCCTAATAGCTGAATTTGTGGAGTTTCCCTTTTAGAATCTCAGGTTTCTGGGATAACGGCCCTTTGTTGTGACTCTTGTGTCTGTGGGGCTGCCACTGGGATTTTCAGGGCCCAAGCCCAGAAGCAGAATCAGGGCTACTGTGGTCCTGTCCCACAGTCAACAATCCCGTACCAATCTTTTTGCTCCACTCCCTCTTGCCTCAGAGCATTCAACCCTTCACCTGTCCCAACTCCCTTGGTGTTTCCTTCTCCTACTACTTGCCTCTGTCC carries:
- the LOC128841237 gene encoding pulmonary surfactant-associated protein D-like, translated to MHFHAFHILLLGMSLVREYSSSQCTCEEKANTCMFIPCGIPGSNGLPGRDGKEGPKGEKGELGLRGTQGLPGKAGPSGPKGEKGSVGERGPTGLSGGQELNHLKIQVRELQAQLKALQATVSKAQKVLLFPNGMTVGEKIFKTEGSEGDFETSKAACSQADGLLASPRNSAENSAIQQIAARHKKMPFLGINDIQTEGTFKHLNGEALGYSNWASNEPNNSEGIEDCVEVHSSGKWNDRSCAEKRLIICEY